The genomic region AAACTGTTTGATCGGCAGTGTAAATAAGCCATCTTTGCTGTCAAAGTGAACTCTTTCAAGGCTGGATGTACAATTTGAGTCTCGATGAAATGATGTTGATGTGTTGAAGCTATCTATTCGGCATAAACTATATATAGGATGatagacaaaaaaaacaaaaggaatcTATTACACTTATAAGATCTCACGGCTTCTGTGTAACGAAATGTATATTCATCATGCCCGAGCACCATGTCTCCTGATTCTTGAACAACTAAAAATGTAAATCAATCATACATATACCAAATTCATTGTAAATACTGATGTTGCAGCATGAGAAATCTTGACAgacttgaaattttattaaattatagtacTGGTCGTGCATGGAGCAGACGCAAAAATCTTCCTATGTGAATCTGTGTTCCAACTGTCGTGTACGGGGGAAGAAATGATCAACTTTATTAGGCTGGAGTGTTTTAGATCATTTGACAATGAGGAAAATACATAGGCCTTTCATAAATACAGAACAAAACATGTTCCGTTTAGTCTGTAGTTAGACAGCATTCGAGTACTGTACGTAGTCCTTGTTGGAAACAAATTCGTACTACATACAGAGCATGGAAAATGGTGACTATTcgataattaatcatttatatGAAGAACAAAACAAATGGAATCTTGACAGCTTAGCACTAAACAAGCACACGGTTGCTGTGTCATATAATCATATTCatactaattaactataatcATCAACCACATTGCTTCTGTGAAACTTACCAAGTCAACGACTAACTTTTTGCAGATTAGAATTCATCAAGCTGAAAAGAGATGTAACTATGCATGTTATCAGCTAATTCTGCTATCCTTTGAAGCTGGACAGATATTGAAAGTCTTCTTGTTTAACTGAAACATTACTACTGCTACTTCCAAACGTTTCAATCATGGATGTAGCAATGAGGCACCCAAAAAAGTTATAGATTGACGTCTGAATCTGTGAGTCCAAGAAATGTCTTGTAACCGAAGTGTTTACCCAGCCCACCAGTCACCACAGGTTTCCCTTAATTGTGAAACTAGAACAGCAGACAAGTTGAAAAGAGAAACATCCGTCATTTTAGATAGAGATTAAAGGGACATGGATGTTGAAGATCTATAAACTGAATTTTATATCGATGATGGAGTATAATTTATACAACTATCTCTATTGATCTTTAATCTCATTTACATAAGTATACAACTCTATGGTGTggtcaaaattgcaaaaatgaGCAAAAGCCAGAAACAGGCTAATGACTCAGAACATTAAGAAGAGAAACTCTTGTTTTGACTAAGCTCCTGAAGAAAGATTCCAGTCCAACTTCAATTTCCTGGATGGTCATTACTGATTCTTTCAACTGATTCAAGAAATCAGGCACTGAAGCAGCATCCACGCCATTAAGGTTCTTGTGGATATTCAGAGCGTAAACGCTTCGTTGCTCCATCTCTAAATGAACACGTTTTGATTGGGAGAATTTCGAAACCAGGGACCAACTTCTTGACTTTGAACTTGCCTTTACCCCTGAAACAAGCATCAGTACAGATTTCAGGACTGAGAAGCCAATGGCCTCGGCTTCTACCAATGTGCTCGTGATGGTCTTGAGATCCTGATCCATGTTTAGAACATCTACAGGAGAAGATTGCTCCAAGCCCTTGAAATTCTTGATGCATTTCTTGACAGTTTTAGTAACTCTCTTTCTCGAGGCCATATAAGCATCAACATCGTGTCCCACGACAGCTTCACCTCGTTTCCTCCTAATAGATGATTCAAGTTCTTGAACTGATTCCTTAACCATGAACGTAACATCCCGAGCAATCCCACAAGAATCC from Sesamum indicum cultivar Zhongzhi No. 13 linkage group LG3, S_indicum_v1.0, whole genome shotgun sequence harbors:
- the LOC105159591 gene encoding uncharacterized protein LOC105159591, yielding MANHVRSNSLPSKSHPWMQNVEDHLCRLRASDSSVCSSLASLKDLHETINDVIQLPGIQQALSQEQGKNWADELLDGSLRLLDSCGIARDVTFMVKESVQELESSIRRKRGEAVVGHDVDAYMASRKRVTKTVKKCIKNFKGLEQSSPVDVLNMDQDLKTITSTLVEAEAIGFSVLKSVLMLVSGVKASSKSRSWSLVSKFSQSKRVHLEMEQRSVYALNIHKNLNGVDAASVPDFLNQLKESVMTIQEIEVGLESFFRSLVKTRVSLLNVLSH